A region of Solanum dulcamara chromosome 7, daSolDulc1.2, whole genome shotgun sequence DNA encodes the following proteins:
- the LOC129895618 gene encoding cytochrome P450 94B3-like, which produces MILSLFLFFILGLLCFTLKYHLKFRKLTPIYGPSSYPILGCLISFYKNRHRLLDWYTQLLTESPTQTILVQRFGAPRTIITANPDNVEYILKTNFINYPKGKPFTDILGDFLGRGIFNVDGELWNAQRKLASHEFSTNSLREFTVKTLEEVAENRLIPLLHQAAKSGKVLDLQDVLRRFAFDTICKVSLGTDPHCLDDLSHVPVLVDSFDTASRACAMRGMAPVYAIWKSKRALNLGSEKKLKENVKRVHCCIDEIIGEKKQKMVTENIGDHMKNMDLLSRLLIAGQEDEVVRDMVISFLMAGRDTTSSALTWLFWLTTNHPNVKNEMIDEITSINNGDRPLEFDELKEMKYLAACLNESMRLYPPVVWDSKHADKDDVLPDGTRIQKGNRVTYFPYGMGRMEEIWGKDQLEFKPDRWIDENGGLKSVSPYKYPVFQAGPRVCLGKEMAFTQMKYVLASVLRRFEIKPVNVDNPVFLPLLTAHMVGGFNVRIHQRV; this is translated from the coding sequence ATgattctttctctctttctttttttcattttagggCTTCTTTGCTTTACCCTAAAATATCATCTCAAATTCAGAAAATTGACTCCCATCTATGGCCCTTCCTCTTACCCAATCCTTGGATGCCTTATTTCCTTCTACAAAAATCGACATCGACTATTGGATTGGTACACTCAACTTTTAACGGAGTCCCCTACACAAACCATTCTTGTTCAGCGCTTCGGCGCTCCTCGGACTATAATCACAGCAAATCCGGATAACGTGGAGTACATTCTCAAAacaaatttcataaattatCCAAAGGGGAAGCCCTTTACGGATATTCTAGGCGATTTTCTTGGGCGTGGGATATTCAACGTGGACGGGGAACTGTGGAACGCGCAGCGAAAATTGGCTAGCCACGAGTTCAGCACAAATTCGTTGAGGGAATTTACTGTCAAAACTCTCGAAGAAGTAGCCGAAAACAGGCTCATTCCATTGCTTCACCAGGCTGCTAAATCAGGCAAAGTGTTGGATTTGCAAGACGTGCTTAGGCGTTTCGCCTTCGACACTATTTGCAAGGTGTCCCTCGGCACTGACCCGCATTGTTTGGATGATCTCTCGCACGTGCCAGTTCTAGTAGATTCGTTCGACACCGCTTCTCGAGCGTGTGCCATGAGAGGGATGGCGCCTGTCTATGCGATTTGGAAAAGCAAAAGAGCTCTCAATTTAGGATCGGAAAAGAAGCTGAAGGAAAACGTGAAACGAGTTCACTGTTGTATCGACGAGATCATAGgggaaaagaaacaaaagatgGTTACTGAAAATATTGGAGATCACATGAAAAACATGGATCTTCTGTCTAGATTATTAATTGCTGGACAAGAAGATGAAGTGGTGAGAGATATGGTCATAAGCTTCCTCATGGCGGGAAGAGATACGACTTCTTCCGCATTGACGTGGCTTTTTTGGCTCACTACCAATCACCCCAACGTAAAAAATGAAATGATCGATGAAATAACGTCGATCAACAATGGCGATAGGCCGCTTGAATTCGATGAATTAAAAGAGATGAAGTATTTAGCCGCGTGCTTGAATGAATCAATGAGGCTTTATCCGCCAGTGGTTTGGGACTCAAAGCACGCGGATAAAGACGACGTATTGCCAGACGGAACAAGGATTCAAAAGGGCAATAGAGTTACTTATTTCCCCTACGGAATGGGTCGGATGGAGGAGATTTGGGGAAAAGACCAACTTGAATTTAAACCGGACCGTTGGATCGATGAAAATGGAGGGTTGAAAAGTGTAAGTCCGTATAAGTATCCAGTGTTTCAAGCAGGTCCAAGGGTGTGTTTGGGGAAAGAAATGGCATTCACACAGATGAAGTATGTGTTGGCTTCGGTTCTAAGGCGGTTCGAGATTAAACCGGTTAATGTAGATAACCCGGTTTTTCTGCCTCTTTTGACCGCACACATGGTTGGTGGTTTCAATGTGAGAATCCATCAACGAGTGTGA